The following are encoded together in the Saliniramus fredricksonii genome:
- a CDS encoding sensor histidine kinase produces MQRRLADLVHDSARGEPAEASRHRRFIATRLIMGVIALACLPVYFALRGGAPQAAEYIVFACLIAPLFAALALSRTGSLPLAHTISAIAFAGLIVAIAGTTGGLASAATIWLVTVPLEALLSGSRRSATATTLVAIIAVVLIALMDNGATQAGWLPYIATPVFALVAIAHAGALVSAASRREADDRREIARRDAQDRHLLQIIDDLVTWHDGNGHVSHASAGAMKLLGVPSGALEERGLLGRVHIQDRPAYLKALSDAATGSAHVCAQLRLHYGDAFAGENGRVIWVEMRAYRLEGEASRPGPVIAVMRDISRQKQHEDELEAARLRAENADALKGRFLATVSHELRTPLNAIIGFSEILASDSMSYLDAEQRRDYARIIGESGHHLLEVVNALLDISKIESGNFDFTATRFDMAVLARSSIELMRLKAESRNVALDLDIPQDLPGITADQRACRQILINLLSNAVKFTPDGGRVCLGLRADARRMRITVSDTGIGVAAQDLAQLGNPFFQAGSGHGSGNYDRAHEGTGLGLSVVRGLIGLHHGSLAIESGEDAGTLVSVELPLDCGEEAREEARAPIPIHIAARQRERPDATRNKDSEHSGKASETNGARNRDREYKRSA; encoded by the coding sequence TTGCAACGCAGGCTGGCTGATCTCGTGCATGATTCGGCGCGGGGCGAGCCTGCGGAAGCCTCGCGGCATCGGCGCTTCATCGCGACACGCCTGATCATGGGCGTGATCGCGCTTGCCTGTCTTCCGGTTTATTTCGCCCTGCGTGGCGGCGCCCCGCAAGCGGCGGAATACATCGTCTTCGCCTGCCTGATCGCGCCGCTTTTCGCCGCCCTCGCCCTGTCGCGGACCGGCTCCCTGCCGCTGGCGCATACGATCTCGGCCATCGCCTTTGCGGGGCTGATCGTGGCAATTGCCGGCACGACCGGCGGGCTCGCTTCCGCCGCGACGATCTGGCTCGTCACCGTACCCCTCGAAGCGCTGCTTTCGGGCTCGCGCCGCTCGGCGACGGCGACGACGCTCGTCGCCATCATCGCCGTCGTGCTGATCGCGCTGATGGACAACGGCGCGACGCAGGCGGGCTGGCTGCCCTATATCGCGACACCGGTCTTCGCGCTCGTCGCCATCGCTCATGCCGGCGCACTGGTATCGGCCGCCTCGCGCCGCGAGGCTGATGACCGCCGCGAGATCGCCCGGCGCGACGCGCAGGACCGCCACCTGCTCCAGATCATCGACGATCTCGTCACCTGGCATGATGGTAACGGCCATGTCAGCCACGCCAGCGCCGGTGCAATGAAATTGCTCGGCGTGCCCTCGGGCGCCCTCGAAGAGCGCGGCCTGCTCGGGCGCGTGCATATCCAGGATCGCCCCGCCTATCTCAAGGCGCTGAGCGATGCCGCCACGGGATCGGCGCATGTCTGTGCACAGTTGCGCCTGCATTACGGCGATGCCTTCGCCGGTGAGAATGGTCGCGTGATCTGGGTCGAGATGCGCGCCTACCGCCTCGAGGGCGAAGCGTCGCGTCCCGGCCCGGTCATTGCCGTGATGCGCGATATCAGCAGGCAGAAGCAGCATGAGGACGAACTCGAAGCAGCCCGGCTGCGCGCCGAGAATGCCGATGCGCTCAAGGGCCGCTTCCTCGCGACGGTGAGCCATGAGCTGCGCACCCCGCTCAATGCGATCATCGGATTCTCGGAAATCCTGGCCTCCGACAGCATGAGCTACCTTGATGCCGAGCAGCGTCGCGACTATGCGCGCATCATCGGCGAATCGGGGCACCATCTGCTCGAGGTGGTCAATGCTCTGCTTGACATCTCGAAGATCGAAAGTGGCAATTTCGATTTCACCGCGACCCGTTTCGACATGGCCGTGCTCGCCCGCAGCAGCATCGAACTGATGCGCCTCAAGGCCGAGAGCCGCAATGTCGCGCTTGATCTCGACATCCCGCAGGATCTACCCGGCATCACCGCCGATCAGCGCGCCTGCCGGCAGATCCTGATCAATCTTCTGTCGAATGCGGTGAAGTTCACGCCGGATGGCGGTCGCGTCTGCCTCGGGCTGCGTGCCGATGCGCGGCGCATGCGCATTACGGTCTCCGATACGGGCATCGGCGTCGCCGCACAGGATCTCGCACAACTGGGCAATCCCTTCTTCCAGGCCGGCAGCGGTCATGGCAGCGGCAATTACGACCGCGCGCATGAGGGAACCGGCCTCGGCCTCTCGGTGGTGCGTGGCCTCATCGGCCTGCATCACGGCAGCCTCGCCATCGAGAGCGGTGAGGATGCCGGCACGCTGGTCAGCGTCGAGCTTCCCCTTGATTGCGGTGAGGAGGCGCGCGAAGAAGCGCGCGCGCCGATCCCGATCCACATTGCGGCGCGCCAGCGCGAGAGACCGGATGCCACACGCAACAAGGACAGCGAACACAGCGGGAAAGCGTCGGAAACGAACGGCGCGCGCAACAGGGACAGGGAGTACAAGCGCAGTGCGTGA